The following are encoded together in the Candidatus Poribacteria bacterium genome:
- a CDS encoding TVP38/TMEM64 family protein: MRGRQRQASRGVALRRALAVVAWLAVAIGGFWLLRHEVGSDALAARLSKMGSWALLAYCAAYVFIAAMALPGIPLTLAGGYVFGVTVGASLTLASAMVASSVSFLIARHAAGDWFDRALGSRARVVWSGIEQDGWKYVVVVRLVPLFPFGLLNYAFGLTPIRFLPYAAASAVAMVPGVPPTRTSGTRRVWSRKALRLIRGSGTVSSEALRSPVWLQSRTWSSWRSFGGGASSDEGLALTPALLVRVPLIGSTSCRRRRLRSPRRSRRRRLRCRQQPARLRHRPEPPPADRASPMPDTTPAGAPRSPT; the protein is encoded by the coding sequence ATGAGAGGTCGCCAGAGACAGGCGTCACGCGGTGTGGCGCTGCGACGCGCCCTGGCCGTCGTCGCCTGGCTGGCGGTCGCCATCGGAGGCTTCTGGCTCCTACGCCATGAGGTCGGTTCCGACGCGCTGGCTGCGCGACTCTCCAAGATGGGAAGCTGGGCGCTCCTCGCGTATTGCGCTGCGTACGTATTCATCGCGGCGATGGCGCTGCCCGGTATCCCGCTGACGCTCGCCGGTGGCTACGTGTTCGGCGTGACGGTCGGTGCGTCGCTGACACTGGCGAGCGCCATGGTGGCGTCCAGCGTGAGCTTCCTGATCGCGCGACATGCCGCTGGCGACTGGTTCGATCGAGCGCTGGGATCGCGCGCGCGCGTCGTATGGTCGGGCATAGAGCAGGACGGCTGGAAGTACGTGGTGGTCGTGCGCCTGGTGCCGCTCTTTCCATTCGGCTTGCTGAACTACGCCTTTGGACTGACGCCGATACGGTTCCTGCCCTATGCTGCGGCTTCAGCGGTTGCCATGGTACCCGGCGTCCCGCCTACACGTACTTCGGGTACGCGTCGCGTCTGGTCGCGCAAGGCGCTTCGGCTGATCCGCGGTTCGGGCACGGTCTCCTCGGAGGCTCTACGGTCGCCGGTATGGCTGCAGTCGCGTACCTGGTCATCGTGGCGGTCGTTCGGCGGCGGCGCCTCAAGCGATGAAGGGCTGGCGCTGACGCCAGCCCTCCTCGTTCGCGTTCCCTTGATCGGGTCTACTTCTTGTCGTCGTCGACGACTTCGTAGTCCGCGTCGATCACGTCGTCGTCGGCTCCGTTGCCGCCAGCAGCCTGCTCGGCTCCGCCATCGCCCGGAGCCCCCGCCTGCTGATAGAGCGTCGCCGATGCCTGATACCACGCCTGCTGGAGCTCCTCGGTCGCCGACTTGA
- a CDS encoding methyltransferase domain-containing protein, producing the protein MTFPWVPDDLPIPSEMRVSDVVPYSRFAYAYDEIMSNVNYRRWVDYVIDLFRHYEVKPRRLLDLACGTGSVAVPLAERGFEVVGLDRAQEMMNVGADKARQRGVTVEWVQGDMRDFSFGEPFDAVLCLYDSINYARDARELRQVVDCVWRVLKPGGLFAFDVTTERNIVEHFHMNTFAENEPRYSYVWKNVYSRHDATCCTELTFFIARPDGLFERHVETHIQRIFEVPEIKGILVERGFDYLSAFDAWTFSRYHGNSDRINITARKPTSS; encoded by the coding sequence GTGACATTCCCTTGGGTTCCTGACGATCTGCCCATCCCTTCGGAGATGCGCGTGTCGGACGTCGTGCCATACAGCCGGTTCGCGTACGCCTACGACGAGATAATGTCCAACGTCAACTACCGTCGGTGGGTGGACTACGTGATCGATCTCTTCCGGCACTACGAAGTCAAGCCCAGACGGCTGCTGGACCTGGCGTGCGGGACGGGCTCGGTCGCCGTGCCGCTGGCTGAGCGTGGATTCGAGGTCGTGGGGCTCGACCGCGCTCAGGAGATGATGAATGTCGGCGCGGACAAGGCACGCCAGCGCGGCGTCACGGTCGAGTGGGTGCAGGGCGACATGCGTGACTTCTCGTTCGGGGAGCCCTTCGATGCCGTCCTGTGCCTTTACGACAGCATCAACTACGCGCGCGACGCGCGCGAGCTCCGCCAAGTGGTCGATTGCGTGTGGCGTGTTCTCAAGCCAGGCGGTTTGTTCGCGTTCGATGTGACCACGGAGCGGAACATCGTCGAGCACTTCCACATGAACACGTTCGCCGAGAACGAGCCGAGATACTCCTACGTCTGGAAGAACGTCTACTCTCGCCACGACGCCACCTGCTGCACCGAGCTCACGTTCTTCATCGCGCGCCCGGATGGATTGTTCGAGCGACACGTCGAGACGCACATCCAGAGGATCTTCGAAGTCCCGGAGATCAAGGGCATATTGGTCGAGCGCGGGTTCGACTACCTGAGCGCGTTCGACGCCTGGACGTTCTCGCGCTACCACGGCAACTCCGACCGCATCAACATCACCGCGCGGAAACCCACGAGCTCATGA
- a CDS encoding CPBP family intramembrane metalloprotease: protein MDAIAQSIFQGLLFVVTAGVLGLPFFVWRVPPPYYWRCPRCDGHNPVDTRQCSHCELMIAREEMPRRTRADWRARDLVAIFFVSWVISFMVGMVVLTAMGKLPTDTSEPRTLQALLAPDILWSLELLKSALFAVLCIWMLNGRFRWSLEDIGLHTDDLRGALVMGVGAGAAVFAFGELFELAASLVPVLREERQQVLQLFPTQTSDPLWVLILPTVLALGPLGSEIFFRGMLLRMLRQKRTVHLSVWGAAVAFAVASGSALSFVPLVALGAANGYLFVRSRSLVPGIVASIVQACGSLAWLVLRDIPLGS from the coding sequence ATGGACGCGATCGCCCAAAGCATCTTTCAGGGCTTGCTCTTCGTCGTGACTGCCGGCGTGCTGGGTCTCCCGTTCTTTGTCTGGCGGGTTCCGCCACCGTATTACTGGCGGTGTCCGCGATGCGACGGGCACAACCCCGTGGACACTCGTCAGTGCAGCCACTGCGAGTTGATGATCGCTCGCGAGGAGATGCCTCGGCGAACACGTGCCGATTGGCGCGCGCGCGACCTCGTCGCCATCTTCTTCGTGTCGTGGGTCATCAGCTTCATGGTCGGGATGGTCGTCTTGACGGCCATGGGCAAGCTCCCGACCGATACGTCCGAGCCGCGCACGCTGCAAGCGCTCCTTGCCCCGGACATCCTCTGGTCGCTCGAGCTGTTGAAGTCGGCGCTCTTCGCCGTCCTGTGCATCTGGATGTTGAACGGAAGGTTCCGCTGGTCGCTCGAGGACATCGGGCTCCACACAGACGATCTGCGCGGCGCACTCGTGATGGGGGTCGGAGCCGGCGCGGCGGTATTCGCGTTTGGGGAGTTGTTCGAGCTGGCGGCGTCGCTCGTGCCGGTGCTGCGCGAGGAGCGTCAACAGGTGCTTCAACTGTTTCCGACGCAGACATCTGACCCGCTGTGGGTGCTGATTCTCCCGACGGTGCTCGCGCTGGGACCCCTCGGGAGCGAGATCTTCTTCCGAGGCATGCTGCTTCGGATGCTGCGTCAGAAACGCACAGTCCATCTATCGGTGTGGGGAGCCGCCGTGGCGTTTGCGGTGGCGTCCGGATCGGCTCTGTCGTTTGTGCCTCTCGTAGCGCTGGGAGCGGCGAACGGATACCTGTTCGTGCGCTCTCGCTCGCTTGTGCCGGGGATTGTGGCGAGCATCGTCCAAGCCTGCGGATCGTTGGCGTGGCTGGTGCTGCGTGACATTCCCTTGGGTTCCTGA
- a CDS encoding glycyl-radical enzyme activating protein: MVRLLHDAQPRATGSPHPPPGGSVMTDPSGTSGEVRGVVFDVDTFAVHDGPGVRMAVYLKGCPLTCAWCHSPESQDADPELVFAGSRCAFCGACAEVCPNDVHEVADEQHHVHWESCDACGRCVSVCQNQAVAIKGYETTAGAVIDQASRMKAFFHHSGGGITLTGGEVTLQHAFAAAIAQGCRERGIHTAIETCGMSAWEPLARVLEHTDLVLYDLKLIDDEAHRSWTGASNRRILENARRLAGRNVEIRVPLIPSVTDTDENVVGILDFMRDTGLTAISFLPYNASAGAKYEWLGMPYTVSGGTQSPERLASLLRLAEQTGIQARLS; this comes from the coding sequence ATGGTGCGCCTACTTCACGATGCTCAGCCGCGAGCAACAGGATCACCACATCCGCCGCCAGGAGGGTCGGTCATGACCGATCCGTCTGGAACCTCGGGCGAAGTCCGTGGCGTCGTGTTCGACGTCGATACGTTCGCCGTGCACGACGGTCCCGGCGTGCGCATGGCGGTCTATCTCAAAGGCTGTCCGCTGACGTGTGCATGGTGCCACAGCCCGGAGTCGCAGGACGCCGACCCCGAGCTCGTGTTCGCCGGGAGCCGTTGCGCGTTCTGCGGGGCATGCGCCGAAGTCTGCCCCAACGACGTTCACGAGGTCGCAGACGAGCAGCACCACGTCCACTGGGAGAGTTGCGACGCCTGCGGGCGGTGCGTCTCCGTGTGCCAGAACCAGGCGGTCGCCATCAAGGGGTACGAGACCACAGCGGGCGCGGTCATCGATCAGGCGTCGCGGATGAAGGCTTTCTTCCATCATTCCGGCGGCGGCATCACACTGACCGGCGGCGAGGTCACGCTGCAGCACGCGTTCGCTGCGGCGATCGCCCAAGGCTGCCGAGAGCGCGGCATCCATACCGCCATCGAGACATGCGGCATGTCCGCCTGGGAGCCGTTGGCGCGAGTGCTCGAACACACCGACCTCGTGCTCTACGACCTCAAGCTCATCGATGACGAGGCGCACCGGTCATGGACCGGCGCATCGAACCGGCGAATCCTCGAGAACGCGCGCCGCCTCGCGGGACGAAACGTCGAGATTCGCGTTCCGCTGATTCCATCGGTGACGGACACTGACGAGAACGTAGTCGGAATCCTGGACTTCATGCGAGATACAGGTCTGACTGCCATCTCCTTCCTGCCCTACAACGCCTCAGCCGGAGCCAAGTACGAATGGCTCGGAATGCCCTACACCGTGTCCGGCGGAACCCAGTCTCCAGAGCGCCTGGCGAGCCTCCTCCGTCTCGCGGAGCAGACCGGCATCCAGGCGCGTCTGTCGTAG
- the feoB gene encoding ferrous iron transport protein B, with protein MRQAAAGAVAAASSKHVIALAGNPNSGKTTLFNALTGLRQKVGNYPGVTVERKMGILQLGTALHDVLDLPGTYSLTVRSPEERIARTVILGEAKDTPRTTVVVVVVDASNLDRNLYLAGQVLDLGAPTIIALNMIDVAERSGVVIDAPELSRRLGVPVVPMCASRGIGIDGLLSLLASGDPPVPPERRWRLSEGAERAIAEVAALLRSDRGYTTAQADAEAIRCLGAVSVGEVWGRPTSEALRSAIETGRSTLTAEGFDPEAFEAEARYRWIRGITRDCVQRRDATRPSRSDRADAILTHRVAGPLTFLILMGLVFQAIFAWAAVPMDWIDRGMTALAAALSSRMGPGPFRDLLVDGVVAGVGSVVIFLPQILFLFLFIGLLEDTGYMARAAFMMDRLMRRVGLHGKAFIPLLSSFACAVPGIMATRTIENRKDRFVTILVAPLMTCSARLPVYTLIIATFIAGSAMTKALVLGTLYAAGVVIAIGVALLLKKTLFRSETPALILELPPYRLPNIRSVLLNMWDRARMFLQRAGTVILSVSVIMWFLASYPKSPVIAGEYASRRDLIAAEQAFDVDEQLASLEAEEASAMLRVSFAGRLGSLMEPVISPLGFDWRIGIGILSSFAAREVFVSTLGTIYSVGDVTEDTSPLADRLRSATWQLGPHAGNPVFTLPVVVSLLVFYVIALQCMSTVATIWRETGSWRWPVFAWSYMAVLAYAAAFIAKAVTTALV; from the coding sequence ATGAGGCAGGCCGCTGCGGGCGCAGTCGCCGCCGCGTCTTCCAAGCACGTTATCGCGCTTGCTGGCAACCCGAACTCCGGTAAGACCACGCTCTTCAACGCGCTGACTGGGCTGCGCCAGAAGGTGGGCAACTACCCTGGCGTCACCGTCGAGCGCAAGATGGGTATCCTCCAGCTCGGAACTGCCCTCCACGACGTCCTCGACCTTCCGGGGACATACAGCCTCACCGTCCGTTCGCCCGAGGAACGCATCGCGCGGACCGTTATCCTGGGCGAAGCGAAAGACACGCCGCGAACGACCGTCGTTGTCGTCGTCGTCGATGCCAGCAACCTCGACCGCAACCTATATCTTGCCGGACAGGTGCTCGACCTGGGGGCGCCGACGATCATCGCGCTGAACATGATCGACGTGGCGGAGCGTTCAGGCGTTGTCATCGACGCCCCGGAGTTGTCTCGCAGGCTCGGCGTTCCCGTCGTGCCGATGTGCGCCAGCAGAGGAATCGGAATCGACGGTCTCCTGTCGCTTCTGGCGTCCGGCGATCCCCCGGTTCCGCCCGAAAGGCGATGGAGACTCTCCGAAGGGGCGGAACGCGCTATCGCCGAGGTCGCCGCTCTCCTCCGGTCGGATCGAGGATACACGACGGCACAGGCCGACGCCGAAGCCATTCGGTGTCTAGGCGCTGTGTCCGTCGGGGAGGTCTGGGGACGTCCGACGTCGGAAGCGTTACGCAGCGCCATAGAGACGGGACGCTCCACGCTGACTGCCGAGGGGTTCGACCCGGAAGCCTTCGAGGCGGAAGCCAGATATCGCTGGATTCGGGGGATCACCCGGGATTGCGTGCAACGCCGTGACGCGACCCGACCCAGCCGCAGCGACCGCGCCGATGCGATCCTGACCCATCGAGTCGCCGGCCCGTTGACGTTTCTCATCCTGATGGGTCTGGTCTTTCAGGCGATCTTCGCATGGGCTGCCGTTCCGATGGATTGGATCGACCGAGGAATGACCGCCCTCGCAGCGGCGTTGTCGTCTCGCATGGGTCCCGGGCCCTTCCGAGACCTGCTCGTGGATGGCGTCGTCGCCGGAGTCGGTTCCGTGGTCATCTTCCTGCCCCAGATTCTGTTTCTGTTTCTTTTCATCGGGTTGCTGGAAGACACCGGCTACATGGCGCGCGCCGCGTTCATGATGGACCGGCTGATGCGGCGCGTGGGCTTGCACGGCAAGGCGTTCATCCCCCTCCTGAGCTCGTTCGCGTGCGCCGTGCCGGGCATCATGGCGACTCGGACCATCGAGAACCGGAAGGACCGGTTCGTCACGATCCTCGTCGCGCCGCTAATGACCTGCAGCGCTCGCCTGCCTGTCTATACGCTCATCATCGCGACTTTCATCGCGGGGTCTGCGATGACGAAGGCGTTGGTCTTGGGAACCCTCTACGCGGCTGGCGTCGTCATCGCCATCGGTGTCGCGCTGCTTCTGAAGAAGACGCTTTTCCGCAGCGAAACACCGGCGCTGATTCTGGAACTGCCTCCCTATCGACTGCCGAACATCCGGTCGGTTCTGCTGAACATGTGGGACCGCGCGCGGATGTTCCTTCAACGGGCTGGAACCGTGATCCTGAGCGTGTCTGTGATCATGTGGTTCCTGGCATCCTATCCCAAGTCGCCGGTCATCGCGGGCGAGTACGCGTCGCGTCGCGATCTGATCGCCGCCGAACAAGCGTTCGACGTAGACGAGCAACTCGCGTCGCTGGAAGCGGAAGAGGCGTCCGCCATGCTGCGCGTCAGCTTCGCAGGTAGACTGGGAAGCCTGATGGAACCGGTCATCTCGCCGCTGGGCTTCGACTGGAGGATCGGCATCGGCATCTTGTCGTCGTTTGCCGCCAGAGAGGTGTTCGTCAGCACGCTCGGAACGATCTACAGCGTCGGCGATGTGACCGAGGACACTTCGCCGCTGGCAGATCGTCTCCGGTCTGCCACCTGGCAGTTGGGTCCGCACGCCGGGAATCCCGTGTTCACGTTGCCGGTGGTCGTGTCGCTGCTGGTGTTCTATGTGATCGCGCTGCAGTGCATGTCTACCGTGGCGACGATCTGGCGTGAGACGGGCTCGTGGCGCTGGCCCGTGTTCGCGTGGAGCTATATGGCTGTCCTTGCCTATGCTGCAGCGTTCATCGCGAAGGCGGTGACGACGGCGCTGGTCTAG
- a CDS encoding ferrous iron transport protein A — translation MTLSQLKPGESATIVRVGGEPSVRTRLMEMGLLRGEPVKLLKYAPFGDPIELLVSGYHLSLRKHEASYIDVEREGFRVAQ, via the coding sequence ATGACTCTCTCTCAACTCAAGCCCGGGGAATCGGCAACCATCGTCCGAGTGGGCGGAGAGCCCTCGGTCAGAACGCGGCTCATGGAGATGGGACTCCTTCGCGGCGAGCCCGTCAAGCTGCTGAAGTACGCGCCGTTCGGCGACCCGATCGAACTGCTGGTTAGTGGATACCACCTTTCGCTGCGCAAGCACGAAGCCTCTTACATCGACGTCGAGCGCGAAGGCTTCCGCGTAGCGCAGTAG
- a CDS encoding GTPase Era: MSDDSTQTLESGASAQPFRAGYASLLGRPNVGKSTLLNALVGSKLAAVTSKPQTTRNRISGILTTSRAQFVFLDTPGVVEPRYRLQQRMVKMAFDAARDADLVLYVIDASTAPHRADDVILQQLPGHRGPVLLVLNKIDRIAKPLLLPILDEYGKRDLFAEMVPVAARRGEGLNRLLDCMEKYLPESPMLFPPDQMSELPERFFVAETIREKVFLRTRQEVPYASSVVIEEFVAEEGANRIYIRASIYVERANQKMIVVGRGGEMLKSIGQSAREDIEQFLGTKVFLDLWVGVREGWREKDAMLREFGYE; this comes from the coding sequence ATGTCTGATGACTCGACACAGACGCTCGAATCGGGTGCGTCCGCTCAGCCGTTCCGGGCTGGATACGCCAGCCTGCTCGGCAGGCCGAACGTCGGGAAGTCCACGCTGCTCAACGCCCTGGTCGGCAGCAAGCTCGCTGCCGTTACGAGCAAGCCGCAGACGACGCGGAACCGGATCTCGGGGATCCTGACGACATCGCGCGCGCAGTTCGTGTTTCTCGACACGCCAGGTGTGGTGGAGCCACGATACCGCCTCCAGCAGCGCATGGTCAAGATGGCGTTCGATGCCGCGCGCGACGCAGACCTCGTCCTCTATGTCATCGACGCCAGCACCGCGCCCCACCGCGCAGACGATGTGATTCTCCAGCAGCTCCCTGGGCACCGAGGACCCGTGTTGCTCGTCCTGAATAAGATCGATCGCATCGCCAAGCCGCTGCTGCTACCGATCCTCGACGAGTACGGGAAGCGAGACCTCTTCGCCGAGATGGTGCCCGTGGCTGCCCGGCGTGGCGAGGGTCTGAACCGACTCCTCGACTGCATGGAGAAGTACCTTCCTGAGAGCCCCATGCTCTTTCCACCTGACCAGATGAGCGAGCTCCCGGAGAGATTCTTCGTCGCGGAGACGATCCGCGAGAAGGTGTTTCTGCGCACGCGCCAGGAGGTCCCGTACGCCTCGTCCGTCGTGATCGAGGAGTTCGTGGCAGAGGAAGGCGCGAACCGCATCTACATCCGCGCATCAATCTACGTGGAGCGTGCGAATCAGAAGATGATCGTCGTCGGTCGGGGAGGCGAGATGCTCAAGTCCATCGGGCAGTCGGCGCGAGAAGACATTGAGCAGTTCCTCGGCACGAAGGTCTTCCTCGATCTGTGGGTCGGTGTTCGTGAAGGCTGGCGCGAGAAAGACGCGATGCTGCGCGAGTTCGGGTACGAATGA
- a CDS encoding Gfo/Idh/MocA family oxidoreductase — MSKLSIAIIGSGGMANHHARELAQESDVTIALVASRNRETGEALAHQHEARYAPQWEDAIADGRIDAVVVCTHNASHGEIILGALGAGKHVLSEYPLARSIEEGREIVRQSTDGESILRLTHSETVSGMHRALRRESRALGSLLLSSFVRLTPGRGSRPEVLFNLPVSGPPAHFFIYHVYPVVDPFGPAAWVDASCIYEGLQPDGRYDRFVNVVTAGMVGGGIAQWTWAGGIEIDSAKQEVRYVMSDGTLHPGGDGWVSSRRDGSKGVHSDTDGSDSLYAQWLREIRNGETARARADALTAFEAINLSLSAERAMAEGQRAVLGR; from the coding sequence GTGTCGAAGCTGAGCATTGCGATCATCGGTTCGGGCGGCATGGCGAACCACCATGCCAGGGAGCTCGCCCAGGAGAGCGATGTCACAATCGCCCTGGTGGCGTCGCGCAACCGCGAGACGGGCGAGGCTCTTGCCCACCAGCACGAAGCGCGGTACGCCCCCCAGTGGGAGGACGCCATCGCCGATGGACGCATCGACGCCGTCGTCGTGTGTACGCACAACGCCTCTCACGGCGAGATCATCCTCGGAGCGCTCGGAGCCGGCAAGCACGTCCTCAGCGAGTACCCCCTTGCGCGGTCTATCGAGGAAGGGCGCGAGATCGTGCGCCAGAGCACCGACGGCGAGTCGATCCTGCGATTGACCCACTCCGAGACCGTGTCGGGCATGCATCGCGCTCTTCGACGCGAATCGCGGGCTCTCGGTTCTCTTCTTCTGTCTTCGTTCGTTCGGTTGACTCCCGGACGAGGTTCCCGACCCGAAGTACTGTTCAATCTGCCGGTGTCAGGTCCGCCCGCGCATTTCTTCATCTACCACGTGTATCCCGTGGTAGACCCATTCGGGCCCGCCGCGTGGGTCGATGCGTCGTGCATCTACGAAGGACTGCAGCCGGACGGTCGCTACGACCGGTTCGTTAACGTCGTGACGGCGGGAATGGTCGGAGGCGGTATCGCGCAGTGGACGTGGGCGGGCGGCATCGAGATCGACAGCGCGAAGCAGGAAGTGCGCTACGTGATGTCCGACGGCACGCTGCATCCGGGAGGCGATGGCTGGGTCAGCTCTCGGCGCGACGGGTCAAAGGGTGTTCACTCGGACACCGATGGGTCGGACTCGCTTTACGCCCAGTGGCTCCGAGAGATCCGAAACGGCGAGACCGCGCGAGCTCGGGCGGACGCGCTCACGGCATTCGAGGCGATCAACCTGTCTCTGTCCGCGGAGAGGGCGATGGCAGAGGGGCAGCGCGCCGTGTTGGGGCGTTGA
- a CDS encoding methyltransferase, giving the protein MRFYAFTTIGLEELTSREIARRLDSATSSPTSRGIVHFEYGGDAARLLRLRTTEDVFALVGSGTISRERDGLRQAEALVMRRDRFDAAVAVLRGLRRSRAHRITYRVVCQRVHDAHAYRRVDLQTRIGAAIGSRFPRWREVEDDAHIEVWARQDGDELLCGVRLSDRTMRHRSYKSAHVEASLRPVVARCMVHLSEPSPDDVFLDPMCGAGTILIERGDDARYRLLIGGDHAASAVAATRANVGPRFQPIGLHQWDAGALPLGSGSVSALVTNLPFGIKVGSEESNAALYPAFLREAARVLAPEGRMILLTSRSRLLERALEGTSVWKLRRRWQIELLGRRAAIYEVRHAI; this is encoded by the coding sequence ATGAGGTTCTACGCCTTCACGACGATCGGTCTCGAGGAGCTGACGAGCCGAGAGATCGCTCGTCGCCTCGACAGCGCTACCTCGTCGCCGACGTCGCGGGGTATCGTCCACTTCGAGTACGGCGGCGACGCTGCCCGGCTCCTCCGTCTCAGGACGACGGAGGACGTCTTCGCGCTGGTCGGTTCCGGGACCATCTCACGAGAGCGCGATGGGCTGCGACAAGCGGAAGCCCTCGTCATGCGACGCGACCGATTCGACGCAGCGGTTGCGGTTCTGCGCGGACTGCGCCGGTCGCGCGCCCACCGGATCACCTACCGTGTCGTCTGCCAGCGCGTCCACGACGCTCACGCGTACCGTCGCGTCGATCTCCAGACGCGGATCGGCGCTGCCATCGGGTCGAGGTTCCCTCGCTGGCGCGAAGTCGAAGACGATGCCCACATCGAGGTCTGGGCGCGGCAGGATGGGGACGAGCTCCTGTGCGGCGTCCGGCTATCCGACCGGACCATGCGGCATCGCTCCTACAAGTCGGCGCATGTGGAAGCGTCGCTGCGCCCCGTCGTAGCTCGGTGCATGGTCCACTTGTCTGAACCGAGCCCGGACGACGTGTTCCTCGATCCGATGTGCGGAGCAGGGACGATCCTCATCGAGCGTGGGGATGACGCCCGATACCGCCTGCTGATCGGCGGCGATCACGCAGCCTCTGCTGTTGCCGCGACGCGAGCCAACGTTGGTCCACGGTTCCAGCCCATCGGGCTGCATCAATGGGACGCCGGAGCTCTGCCGCTCGGGTCGGGTTCCGTCTCGGCGCTCGTGACGAACCTGCCGTTCGGCATCAAAGTCGGGTCGGAGGAGTCGAACGCCGCGCTCTATCCGGCGTTCCTGCGCGAAGCCGCTCGGGTCCTGGCTCCAGAGGGCAGAATGATACTGCTGACAAGCCGAAGCCGGCTCTTAGAGCGCGCGCTGGAAGGGACGTCGGTCTGGAAGTTGCGCCGTCGCTGGCAGATCGAACTGCTGGGACGGCGTGCCGCGATCTACGAGGTGCGGCACGCCATCTGA
- the xylB gene encoding xylulokinase has protein sequence MAYLLGIDVGTTGAKTILVSEDGDLVASALEEYPLSTPRPKWAEQDPNHWYEATVKTIRRVIHDSGAKPSDIRGLSFSGQMHGLVLLDSNHTPLRPAILWCDVRTTEQCREITDTVGRETLLSETCNPALEGFTAPKVLWMRRHEPRVFEQVKRILLPKDYVRLRLTGELAMEVSDAAGTLLFNVRERRWSDRVLSALGIPSDWMPPICESVDVAGRITADAAEKTGLAKGTPVMAGGADNACSAVGNGIVREGRVSASLGTSGVVLAHTDEVLVDPNLRAHTFCHAVPNRWYTMGVMLSAGGAFRWFRDALAVAEKEHALAVGADPYDVLTQAVADAPVGSEGLVFLPYLTGERTPHADANAKGVYFGLTLRHAKPEIIRATMEGITFGMRDSLEIIRAQGLAVTEITATGGGARSAVWRQMQADIYNAPVVTINIAEGPAFGAAILAGVGAGVYESCEAAADALVRKQTETTPVAENVRRYEDYYGVYRALYPALKPSFDVVSRLVEQHHEGAAT, from the coding sequence GTGGCATACCTGTTGGGCATCGACGTCGGCACGACCGGGGCTAAGACGATCCTCGTCTCCGAAGACGGCGACTTGGTGGCGAGTGCGCTGGAGGAGTATCCCCTCTCCACACCCCGACCCAAGTGGGCGGAACAGGACCCGAACCACTGGTACGAGGCGACCGTCAAGACCATCCGGCGGGTCATCCACGACTCCGGCGCCAAGCCGTCCGACATCCGCGGGCTGAGCTTCTCGGGACAGATGCACGGACTGGTGTTGCTCGACAGCAATCACACGCCGTTGCGTCCTGCCATCCTCTGGTGTGACGTCCGCACGACGGAGCAATGCCGCGAGATCACGGACACTGTCGGCAGAGAAACGCTCTTGTCGGAGACGTGTAACCCGGCTCTCGAAGGATTCACGGCTCCCAAGGTGCTGTGGATGCGTCGGCATGAACCCCGCGTGTTCGAGCAGGTGAAGCGCATCCTGCTGCCAAAGGACTACGTGCGGCTCCGACTGACGGGCGAGCTCGCGATGGAGGTGTCCGACGCCGCCGGAACGCTTCTGTTCAACGTCCGCGAACGTCGGTGGTCGGACCGGGTTCTGTCCGCTCTGGGGATTCCATCGGACTGGATGCCGCCGATCTGCGAGTCCGTGGATGTCGCCGGGCGCATCACGGCGGACGCTGCCGAAAAGACCGGCCTCGCCAAGGGAACCCCCGTGATGGCTGGCGGCGCGGACAACGCGTGCAGCGCGGTGGGCAATGGCATCGTCCGGGAGGGACGGGTCAGCGCCAGCCTCGGCACATCCGGCGTCGTCTTGGCGCACACGGACGAAGTGCTGGTCGATCCGAACCTGCGGGCGCACACCTTCTGCCACGCCGTCCCGAACCGATGGTACACGATGGGCGTGATGCTCTCGGCGGGCGGCGCGTTCCGCTGGTTCCGCGATGCGCTTGCAGTCGCCGAGAAAGAGCACGCGCTCGCAGTCGGAGCCGATCCTTACGACGTGTTGACCCAAGCGGTGGCAGACGCTCCGGTCGGGAGCGAGGGTCTCGTCTTTCTGCCCTACCTGACCGGCGAGCGGACGCCGCACGCCGACGCCAACGCCAAGGGCGTCTACTTCGGGCTGACGCTGCGGCACGCGAAGCCTGAGATCATCCGCGCGACGATGGAGGGCATCACGTTCGGCATGCGCGATTCGCTGGAGATCATCCGAGCGCAGGGGCTGGCGGTCACGGAGATCACCGCGACCGGCGGCGGAGCGCGCAGCGCGGTCTGGCGACAAATGCAGGCGGATATCTACAACGCTCCCGTCGTGACGATCAACATCGCCGAGGGCCCGGCGTTCGGCGCTGCGATCCTCGCAGGCGTGGGCGCGGGAGTCTATGAGTCCTGCGAAGCGGCGGCGGACGCACTCGTCCGCAAGCAGACCGAGACGACCCCTGTCGCCGAAAACGTCCGGCGGTACGAGGACTACTACGGCGTCTATCGAGCCCTGTATCCGGCGCTCAAGCCCTCGTTCGACGTCGTGTCGCGGCTCGTCGAGCAGCACCATGAAGGCGCGGCGACGTGA